TAGCGTGGTGCCTTCCGCGCCAAGGCTTTCCAGCAGTGTTTTGAGCACGACGCCGGTGTAGCTGTCCTCGCCATCCGTCCAGATCGTGGTGGTGGTGAATTCGGTCACCGCCATGCCCTGCAGCATGCCCAGATCGAACTGCGCCGTTCCTTCGGCATTGGTGCTAGATATCGCGCCGGAAACCGTCAAAAGCACCTCCCCCTGCGGCGCGGCAAGATCCATCGCCATGCCCGAGGCCGGAAGAAAGGCCAGCGCCAGTCCCATGCACCCGGCGCGCATCGCGCTCATCCCCAGCGTTTGTCCCATTCGCTCTGCTCCTCTGACGTATCCCGCACGTACCGTGTGCATAATTCATTCTCCTGCGCGCGTCGGAGAGGCAAGAGTGTATCGCCCTATCCGTTGGTATAGGTAGTTCCGTCAGTTCCGGGTGGTGCGAGCGGCGGGAATGAGGTTCTATAGGCGGGTTATCGCCAATCTGTTCGGAGAATCGCATTGAAAGTCCTCGTCGCCGACGATCACGATCTCGTGCTGGACATGATGCGGATGCTGCTGACGTCCGAGCCTGACGTGGAGGTGGAAACGGCGGGCGATTTGGACGGCGCGATTGCAGTGATGGAGGCCGATGCCGGTTTCGACCTCGTGCTGCTGGATTTCAACATGCCGGGGATGGACGGGCTGGACGGGCTTGCCCGCGCGCTCGCGGCCGGGGGCGGCAGTCCCGTGGCCCTGATGAGCGGCGTGGCCAGCCGCGCGGTGGCGCAGGCGGCGCTGGACGCGGGCGCGGCCGGGTTCCTGCCCAAGACGATGACGGCCAAATCCCTGATGAACGCCGCCCGCTTCATGGCCTCGGGCGAGAAATACGCGCCGGTGGATTTCATGACCTCCGAACCGGTAGACGGCGAAGGCCTGCCCACCGTGGCACAGGAGCTGACCCCGCGCGAAATGGAAGTGCTGGGCGGTGTCTGCCGTGGGCTCTCCAACAAGGAAATCGCGCTGGAGCTGGATCTGCAGGAGGTCACCATAAAGCTGCACATGAAAACGCTCTGTCGCAAGCTCGATGCCCGCAACCGCACCCACGCCGCGATGATCGCGCGCACGGCAGGGCTGTTCTGAACGGCGGCTGCGCTTCCGCCCTGCCGCCCCGGTCTTCCGCCAGAAACCCCTTGCCAAGCCCGCAGCCGTTTCGCAAAAGGGCGCTCAAGCGGTCCCTTAGCTCAACTGGATAGAGCAGCTGACTTCTAATCAGCAGGTTTGGGGTTCGAGTCCTCAAGGGATCGCCAATTCTCAGGTGCGCACGAAGACCGAAATGCAGCGGAAGGTGGCTCAGTACGGCGCATCCAAAGCGGCCAGAACGGCGGCGTCGCGGCCGTAGATGTCTTCGCGGAACTGCACCTTGCCGTTCTCGACCCAGGCCGTCCAATAGGTGAGCATCACCGGCATGGGTACGGGCAGGTCCACGCGGGTGGTCTGCCCGCTGGCGAGGATCTCCTGCATCCGCGCCTCGCTCCAGCCCGGCGCGCCCTCCATCAGCTTCATGGCAAACTCGAAAGGCTCCTCCAGCCGCACGCAGCCCGAAGACAGATTGCGCTCGGCGCGGTCAAAGAGGCTGCGGTCGTCGGTGTCGTGCAGGTAGACGGCGTGTTTGTTGGGGAACATGAATTTCACGCGCCCCAGCGCGTTGCTGTCCCCCGGCTGCTGCACCAGCGTGACGGCAGGTGTACCGGACCAATCCACCGCGTAA
The sequence above is drawn from the Pseudoruegeria sp. SHC-113 genome and encodes:
- a CDS encoding molybdopterin-dependent oxidoreductase; the protein is MGQTLGMSAMRAGCMGLALAFLPASGMAMDLAAPQGEVLLTVSGAISSTNAEGTAQFDLGMLQGMAVTEFTTTTIWTDGEDSYTGVVLKTLLESLGAEGTTLKASAINDYTIEIPVDSLTDAYPIVAYFQNGAEMPVRNKGPLWVIYPYASDTDLQSEVIYSRSIWQLDRLEVTN
- a CDS encoding response regulator transcription factor, encoding MKVLVADDHDLVLDMMRMLLTSEPDVEVETAGDLDGAIAVMEADAGFDLVLLDFNMPGMDGLDGLARALAAGGGSPVALMSGVASRAVAQAALDAGAAGFLPKTMTAKSLMNAARFMASGEKYAPVDFMTSEPVDGEGLPTVAQELTPREMEVLGGVCRGLSNKEIALELDLQEVTIKLHMKTLCRKLDARNRTHAAMIARTAGLF